The DNA window CGACTCCGAGACGACGCTGGTCCGGCTGACGGCGCCGTGCCGTGCCGTCAACCTCATGGTCAAGGCCGACGACCCCGACCCGGCTGAACTCCTGCCCTGCCGGTTCCCAGGGCTGGAGGTCCCGACGGCCGTCGTCGTGATCGCCCTCACCGCTGGCCGCGAAACCAGCAGGCTCGACGTCTGGCGACCGTCGGCCGCCCTCGACGGGCTAGGGGTTCGGCAGTGGCTCGCGGTTCGGTGACCTTGGAGAGACTGTCAGTAGGCACTGTCTGAGGCGGCGGGTGCGTTCGACCGGCCGGCGGTTGCTGGCCTGCATCGGGGCGCGCCCGGCCGGGCAGCAGTGCGGCGAACCGAACCCAGCCGGGTTCCAACAGCGAAGGGCAGCGCAGGCACGGGAATCCTTGTCGGTCACGGAGCGTGAAGAACTCACATGATCGGTAAAGTCCCGTGCCTGTCTGCTGCCCGCGAACGGTTACCTCTCAGCAGCCGGGACGTGTCAGCCGACCCCCGACGATGGTTGCCCGCACATCGCAGGCACGCGCCGCGAGTGGCAACTGCCAGGGGTCGGCACCTCGGACTCTCGTCGACGCCGCGTCGATTTCGACCGCGTCCCAGTGCTCGCCCACGCGCAGTCCCGGCGGAAGCCCAGGATTCCGCGACAGAGCGAGGGATTCGTACCCCCTGACTGTTCCCGCCGCCCAGAGCGTGTCCGGCGGGAAAACCCCACGTCGCTGCAGCCGCAAGCGCTGGTCGAGTTCCAAACGGCTGAGCTCCTCGAACGGATCGATCACCGCGTGCTGGTCCGAGCCGATGGCGAGGCGTGCCTTCGCGTCCTGGAGCTCGGGGGCAGGGCCGATCCCGTCGCCGAGATCAGCTTCGGTCGTGGGACACATCACGATCGTCGCGCCGGCGTCGCCGAGCAGGCCGATGTCGCCAGTGGTCAGGTGCGTCGCGTGAACTGCGGAGAACCGCGACGACACCAGCCCGTGATCCGCGAGCAGGCCGACCGGAGTGAGGCCGTGCGCCTCCAGGCAGGCCTGGTTCTCCGCGGGCTGCTCGGACACGTGGGCGTGCAGCGGCACGTCCTGAGGTAGGCCGTCGGCGATCACGGAGAGGTCGGATCGCGATACCGCTCGGACCGAGTGAATGGCGGCACCCAGGGTGACGAGTCCGCCAGCCTGTTCTGAGAGCACGTCGCGCAGCCGATGCCAGCGGTCCAACCACCGATGGGCGTCTCCGTCGCTGAACCGCTGCTGCTCCGCGCCCAGTGGCTCGTTGACGCCACCCCACAGGTAGCAGGTGTCCAGAAGTACCAGCCGAACGCCGGCGGCGGCCGCCGCCGCCGCCAGCGCCAGCTCCATCTCGTGACCGCCGTACGGCGTTCCGCCAGGCTGGTGGTGCAGGTAGTGAAACTCACCGACTGCCGTGTAACCGGCGTCGCGCATCTCCTTGAAGACCCGCTCCGCGACGACGTGGTAGCTGTCCGGCGTCAGACGGTTGGCGACGTCGTACATCCGCTGCCGCCACTGCCAGAAGTCACCCCCGTTGGCGTGCGTACGACCGCGCAGCTCTCGATGAAACGCATGGGAATGGGCGTTCGCGAATCCCGGCACGACCATTCCGAGCACGACATCGTCGGGCTGCGGCGGCACGCCTGCGACGACCTCGACGACCACACCGTCCACCGCCTCCACCCGCACCCTCTCGGCCAGGCCTCCCTCCACGAGCGCGACCTGGCAGTGGAAGCGCTGCCGTTCGCCGCTCATCGGGATGCCCCGCCGGTGAGGTCTCGGAGAACGGCGGCAAGCCCTTGTGCTCCGACCTCGCAGTCCTCCTCGCGGGCGGCCTCCTCCGGGGCGTGCGAGACGCCAGTCGGATTCCGGACGAAGATCATCGCGGATGGGACGTACGCGGAGAGGACACCTGCGTCGTGGCCAGCGCCTGTCGGTATCGCCGGCACGCCGCCGAGCAGACCGGCGATCCTCGCCGTGAGCGGCTCGTCGAAAAGGACCAACGGCGAAAACGACTCCTCGTGGACCTCAAGGGCACAGCCCTCGGCCGCAACCCGCTTCTGGATGAGCGCAACCGTCGTGTCCAACTGCACGCGTACCTCAGAGTCGGTATGAGCCCGGATGTCGAGCCAGGCGTCGACACGCGAGGCGATGACATTCGTGCCGTTCGGGGTGACCGAGATGCGGCCGATGGTGCCACGAGCGGCCGGTCGCTCCAAGGCGATCTCGCGGACCGCAAGGGCCGCCGACGAGAGCGCGACCACCGGGTCGCGGCGTCCCTGCATCGGCGTGGTCCCGGCATGGTTCCCCTCCCCGACGATCGAGAGCCGCCACCTGCCGTGCGCCATGATCGCCGAACCCACCGCGAGGGGGAGACCGCGGTCCTCCAGGTCGAGGCCCTGCTCGACGTGAAGTTCGAGGAACATGTCGATGCCGGCGAGTCGGTCGGGGTCCGGGCCGATGGTGGAGACCCCCAGGCCCGCCTGCCGCCAGGCCTCTTCGAGGGTGACGCCACTGCGGTCGACCCGGGCGAGCGCGTCCTCCGGCGCGATCTCACCGACCATCAGTCGAGAGCCCAGGCACGGCATGCCGAAGCGGGATCCTTCTTCCTCCGCGAACGCGCAGACGGCAATCGGCCGCGTGGGACACCAGCCATCAGCCTTGAGGATCGCGACCGCCTCGAG is part of the Micromonospora olivasterospora genome and encodes:
- a CDS encoding formimidoylglutamate deiminase, encoding MSGERQRFHCQVALVEGGLAERVRVEAVDGVVVEVVAGVPPQPDDVVLGMVVPGFANAHSHAFHRELRGRTHANGGDFWQWRQRMYDVANRLTPDSYHVVAERVFKEMRDAGYTAVGEFHYLHHQPGGTPYGGHEMELALAAAAAAAGVRLVLLDTCYLWGGVNEPLGAEQQRFSDGDAHRWLDRWHRLRDVLSEQAGGLVTLGAAIHSVRAVSRSDLSVIADGLPQDVPLHAHVSEQPAENQACLEAHGLTPVGLLADHGLVSSRFSAVHATHLTTGDIGLLGDAGATIVMCPTTEADLGDGIGPAPELQDAKARLAIGSDQHAVIDPFEELSRLELDQRLRLQRRGVFPPDTLWAAGTVRGYESLALSRNPGLPPGLRVGEHWDAVEIDAASTRVRGADPWQLPLAARACDVRATIVGGRLTRPGC